The Acipenser ruthenus chromosome 38, fAciRut3.2 maternal haplotype, whole genome shotgun sequence genomic sequence TACCCCAGTGTGGATAGCGAGGCGACCGGACGGTCCTCTACAAGGTGCCCGAATCTCTGAGTTTGGTGACTAAGTCCTGCACTGACTCCACCTTGACCCCCGATTGCCTCTGAGGGGGATCCTCCACTGCCAGGATCTCCAGTCGAGAGGTCAGCTCCACTCCCAGGTCTGCAGGTTTCACGCTGGCGATCTTTTTCTTCTTGGCTTTCTAAGGAGAGACAGATGTTTGTGATCACTGCATACAGGCTGCTTATAACAGTGTCAGAATAGCTGGCAGGATCTTAAAGCACAGCCCCTTCTCTCATAATCACCATGATGTTGGGCAGCGTGGCGTAGCGAGGCTCGTTCAGCCGCAGGTCAGCGGTCACCACTGCAGGCATCTTGATCCTGATGCTCTCCAGACCGCCGTCGATCTCTCTCTCCACCTTCAGGCCGTCCCCATCCACAGACACCTCCGATGCAAAGGTACCCTGGCAGAGGCACGGAAGAGCCAGTTCGAATTAACACTTTCCAGCGCAGTGACATAAAGGTACAGTCTGTTTTGAAGCCATACATGTCTataataaatcaatcattttctgCTGCTGAAAAAGCGGACCCCCGTGCCCTTAAACTACCTTGTATATGTACAAATGAAAGTCTCAACATACCGCGTTTCCATGCACCCCTCAGCCCGGGTTCAAAACACCTGCTGCCCCCGATACTGCATTTCCATGTTCGTTTAGCCGACTCCGCATTGGCTACCAATCAGAGCtgcccctgattttttttttactttattatttatttatttattagcagacgtcctcatccagggcgacttgcaattgttacaagatatcacattatttttacatacaattccccatttatacagttgggtttttactggagcaatctaggtaaagtaccttgctcaagggtacagcagcagcgtcccccacctgggattgaacccacgaccctccggtcaagagtccagagccctaactgctactccacactgctgcccctttccCATGCCCTTTCCCAAAGTGGGATGGGTGGAAGTACATCATTCcactgaccaatcaagtgacgGGTGGGCGTAAACATTTCATCCACTTCCGGagtttctctgtgctttaatatTGTCgcgttgcttttgttttgtttgtttttttggtaacaAAAAGCAACAATTATCGGAAGCAAATCAATACCGCCCATGTGACCATAACCGCaaggcttgctgggaaagaacAGCCAACATCTGGCAGTGCATGGAAACTGAGTGTTTTCACTCAGCTCGTGTAGACTATCAATGGGGGTTCAGGGGGAAGGCGGAGAACCCGGATCAGCGGGCAATCCATGCTAATAGAAACAAGGTCATATACTGCTGCTTGCTTTAACTACAACACCAACAAAGCATGGCACATACAGAACACAAAAACTACTGTTgagaaacaaatttaaaaaataaaaatcaaacttaCACCAATAGGCGTAATGAATGATTTGTCCTTTAGTACCTGGTTCAATTTATTACCTGGAATGGAAGTGCATTTACAGTTCTGCCAAAACGTGGGCTTtggtgccatctagtggtcaGTCATCATCCTCACACTTCTACAAACACTTCCCACTCGAAGATTGTACACGCCATGTTTATTTCAATACCCCTTTGTTTAACTTTAGAACAATTATATTCTGTTAACATATCAGGTTATTTGTGGTAGAAAATGTGTATGCTGTGTGTTAAATGATCCTGCAAATAAATTATTTCTAAATCAAACATAACTTTCCAGTGGAATAACTTGACAATCACAGGGAGTAGTGAAACATTTTAGTTAAGATACCACTAAATGAATGTATTAAACATAAGTGTTTAAACTTTATATACTTGATACTACTCCAGGTGGTATTCAAAATACATACTTGTTATTTGAATGCATTATACTTATATTtgggacttacagagactaaggggtggactatgcatcaacaactgctgctacaGAGTTGCTTACAATAGGACCTCCTTTGTTTTACGGCTCAtttgaaggacggagcacaaggaggttcagtgacttgctcagggtcacacacagtgagtcagtggctaagccaGGATTTTAACTGGGGACCTCCcagtatcaagcccttttctttaaccactggaccaccaagcctccataAAATTATTTTACCTGTGGCCAGTCAAGCAGGGCTGCGGTCATCTGTCCGGTTTGATTACAATCGCCATCAATAGCCTGGAATGTAGCAGAAAATGAATTCATCAAAATGATTAACCTCACAGAACGGTCAGAGCACACATTATCCCTAAGGTAGACACTCTCTTAATACCAACATGTCTTGAGAATCTTGAAACTCACTTTAAACTGTCCCATGCATTTCAAGCAgccaaaacatttacaaaacatcACAAACACTCGTTAAGTTTATGACAGCCTTGTTATCCTCTGTGGTCTGTAGAGAATTGACCTCGTCTTTCATTAAATGTGCCTGACTTTGCCAAGGGAGACCCAACTGctattatctagcaggtaatgacaACTGCATGGGACGTTCATGCTATAGGCGATGAGCAACCCGTCTCACACACTGACGTGATGAGTAATTGTGAGTGTTTATTTGGAGGTGTTCGATTGGTTGGCTACCTGCTTCCCCACGATGACTAGACTGGCCTCCTCTTTCTTGGCCAGGGCAGCCATGATCTTGGAGACCTGCAGTGGACCCAAGTTCTCGTAGTCCTTCCCTGAAACCTCCACGTGGATCCCTCTGTCTGCACCCATAGCCAGAGCTGTGCGGATGGTTTCCTACAAAACACGCACACTGAAGCAAAACACTGGTCTGCTGAGACATTTTTTTACTtcagagcaggggtgtcaaactcctggagggccgcagtgccTGCTGGCTTTAGTCCCACCCCGAGCTCTCAATTCCTtcattggtctaattatttgattaattggacacgcTGAACACGTCTCTCCAAGCTTCAATATGTTTTATAGGTCATGTACCATGAATGAAGTGCATTTTCTGAAGCATCAACTGGAAAAGACCTtgacaaaatattaaaacatgtccAACTGAACAAATAATTCAATCCATTAAGTTAATTGACAGCTTAAATTGGAATTAAAACCAAGACTgcagtttgacacccctgcctcAGAAAGCATAATTCATTGTAGCCAGTATAGCTGATTGAAGTATTGTCAAACCAGCTCAATATCTCCCCTGTTCATTTTAAACCTCCACTTATCATCACAGCGTTGAAATATCCATGCCAGGAAATAATAGAAGTCAATAGGCACACGCTTCTAATATTGATATTGAATACTGCCGCCTTTTTCAatccaccccacttaatatcactggGAATTAGATGGTTTACATACAAGGAAATTGCTGTGAAGTACTGAAATGTTTTTTCACGGTTTTTGTGATTACAATCGATTACTATAGCAGattgtatattataaataaacagtaCCTGACATTGCTGAGGCCCACAGCTCACTGCTATCACCTCCTTCATCAGTTTCTTCTCTCGGAGACGCACCGCTTCCTCCACGGCGATCTCACAGAAGGGGTTCATCGAGTGCTTTACGCCATCGGTCACTACGCCCGTCTTGTCTGGCTTCACCCGGATCTAGGCAAAACACAAGATCGATCGTTAACTTAAATCAACGTCGTACTGTCATCAAATATTGTGTTTCAGGTCCGTATGCTGTCCCATCAAAATACAAAATCCTCCACGGACTTCATTCGAGTCACCGTGTGCGCTTCCTTAAAGCGGCGCTCTGTCGACATCCATCGGTCCCCATTTAAATGAGGCTTTTgttaagcaaaaaagaaaaatatgaaatTCCTATCAATCCGGAAGATTAGGAATTTCGATTTTAGGGTCACATTCAAATGTCAGGGTCAACTAACTTTGAAGCTGTGATTGAAGGCACGCTTATCAGCAACAGCTCTTGCATAATTACAATTTGTTTGACATTTTTGacgtgcaataataataataataataataataataataataataataatacacagagtTTGCTATTATTATTGTAAACACGCTGATGTCGGTCAGTCATACATTACATTTTGGAATGGCAGAAGCCAAGACACAAAACTaaagtattttataatttaaCTTACATTACGTATTAATATTACCCCGCGTGTCTTTAAATTATAATATATTTGTATCAATAAACCTAGTGCTGACCTTGCCAGTACAGTACACTGGACATATGATTTAGCCGCCGTCCTCCCAGTTATGTTATAAactgcagtttattgtttttgtttttgaaagtatgtttatatattttatactgtacCTTGACGGCGTAGTCGATGACCCTTTTGACTCCGACCAAAACCCGTCCAGACATTTTCAACAGAATTTGGAGAAAAGACCAAGGCCAACACGGACAGATTTCGCGGAGGACAAAAGATACCGGGGAGGTGGGAAGGTGTTTGGTAACGCCCCTAGAAATAGCCAATTACAGAGAGCGTCCTCGCTGCTTCATCCAATCAGGCAGCTCGAGTTAGGTGGTGGAGGAGGGGCTAATCGGTCCTCGTGTTATTTGGCTAGGAAACAGAAGCTTGAGATTTTGTGCCCGGTGACTTTTCCCAGTCGCAAACTAGGGCAAAGTTCAACGTTTGTTTTTAGTTAAATTTGTGTGCATTCTAACATTGTTATGTTGGACAGTCAAATGTGCTGCATTAAAAAATTATAGGTTTTATTAAATATctatactaaaaataaataaacacgttcTTGTTAATGCGAgcaatcagtatttattttaaatcgagTTGTTAATGTGATATGTTTTCTCCAACTCACCAAACCTAATAACAGTTAAACTGTTAAACACACAGGGGAGGAGGAGTTGCATTTTTCCGTTATTGGAGTGCAGGAATATGCTGAAACACAACAAAATGAAGAGCCTTGTTGCACAGCGTTGGTTTAGCTTGACTCGGAAAGCCCCCTCTGAGTGTACagaattgaaggcatatgaaaaaaagtttttgtttgctgaatttttgtataattacaattcttgaataataacaagtttactgcactgtgtttacttttctttttaaacagctgaagaagggcttttgccagaaaagtcctgaaaataaaatatgttttaatcttttaaaccttttgtggacattttttttaaaaccctttttctttcatatgccttgaattttgtacactgcagaaaATGCCAACGATGACGACTACCAAGAAAGTCTTCATTGTGAGATTCCTCACCGTCGATACAACTTTAGACCTGTAAATTCAGTCTATTAGTGATTAGAGCCTTTATATCATTGCCTGATAACAGCGTTCCGTTTAATTTCCGCAGGTGTGCCC encodes the following:
- the LOC117433999 gene encoding electron transfer flavoprotein subunit beta-like; amino-acid sequence: MSGRVLVGVKRVIDYAVKIRVKPDKTGVVTDGVKHSMNPFCEIAVEEAVRLREKKLMKEVIAVSCGPQQCQETIRTALAMGADRGIHVEVSGKDYENLGPLQVSKIMAALAKKEEASLVIVGKQAIDGDCNQTGQMTAALLDWPQGTFASEVSVDGDGLKVEREIDGGLESIRIKMPAVVTADLRLNEPRYATLPNIMKAKKKKIASVKPADLGVELTSRLEILAVEDPPQRQSGVKVESVQDLVTKLRDSGTL